Below is a genomic region from Eupeodes corollae chromosome 1, idEupCoro1.1, whole genome shotgun sequence.
TTACCCGCtctgaatgaaaatgaaaaacgaaatgACAAATGGAGGAACGAGgtgcaatttttaataaataaaaattgaatacgaAAATGCTCTCTTTTCACACACAAAAGTGAAGGAAGAACAAAAACCAAATGGCGATTTGTGATTGGTCCAGATCAGAAAGCAAATACATAAACCAACTGCTAGAATTTTTGACAGGTATGTATGACACTTTATTGGTGTAGTTTtgaagtgttttgttttaagggcATATTAACATTTGGACTTAATAGTAGGAGCGCACTTCAATCGACTTGAGTTTTCTCAAAAGAAATATATGCATACGATTGATATGAACATGTTCGTCTTTACTATAGGGTTCgccatcaaaagtttttttttcaactagtgcttatttcgtgaatggaaACAACTAGCTCATGTCTGACTTGACAGACAATTAGTGTTATCATCCCGCTGAatgaatatggttgtgtatacgcttgaacaacgctgggaaCATCGCTtaagaagatgccgattttgccatcttcatcttttcagatgaagctcattttgatcttggcgggtatgaaacaagcaaaattgtcgataCACCCAAAACGGGTCACTGTTTGGTACGGATTTTTTCCCAGAGGCATAATTTTGCCATatttcgaaaatgagcaaggagtgggCGTTACAGTCAATAGCGATAGTTATCGGGccatattgaaataatttttgttcacaaaaagttAAGAGGAGGATATTGACAATATTTGATTTCAACAGGACgtcgctacgtgccacacagccaaAGCTACACATGATGTTTTTATAGCacttaaaaaaatgctatttgGCGGACCCTATGTAATCTTGATTTATTTAACatcggctgtcaaattttgaatttatggcaaaattttgagtgaaaagttttgttcttctcaaattaaaaataaaattccaaaatcaCACTTATCCAGAGCGATCTTCTTGATGTTTGCATCGCTGTTCATCAAGGTGCAATAGCcgactgttgtggttttatttaatggaacaacgattcccacattgtggaatgttttggagcaaattttcctagcccgctgcgaCATATTTTTGGCGACGAGTTTGAAGACGCATCCTTTGGATCCGTCATTACGAAATATGAGCTAGTTTTCCTCGTCATTGGGGTcttcacgccagtagccatagtcaATTCCGGTTTCTCAATTAACAAAGaccgtttgaaactctggaggatcatgaAAGAACCGCCAGcgccgcaaatagtcaccgggctTTCATTCTAGACGTTTTTTTGTTGCCAGGTAGCttccccaatttttttttctgcaatattctgtaaataaaaaaaagcaataatacaCGGAGAAAAATCAGCCACTTTAAAATAAGGTGATGGTAATCTTAATACCAATCTACTTAACACAACTGGACTTCATATCGAAATAAATAGATTCCGTTTAAACGCTCTTAGATTCAATTAAGTTCATCATTTCATTCTCAAGAGAATTTTCTGCTAAAACAAACCATACTTTTTCCGCTTAAAATTAACTGACTTCTCAATAATTCTATGTGTTAACTTAttgattcaataaaattttcttgaaaaggtgcatcattttaaattaaattgaacatctCCTTAAACAAAAGTCGCCACTTATACATACATGCAGTGATAAAAACGTTCCATGCTACCGTGCAAGAGGATCtttgcaacaacaaaaaaaaaacagttccaATCAACCCATCTACCTATGAATTTAAGAAGAGAATCATTTTAAACTAAGGGGAACATCTTAAAACAGAATTTTTGGTTGCTTTTGGTTTTGTCTTTGCAACAGTGTGCATGTTCATGTGTATGTAGGTACGGTAGACAAACTAACGgatttttcattaaatgaaGTGGTGACTCTCTATTTTAAGCAGATGTCCACATTAATTTAAGTTGTGActcctttttttataagacaatttcattgtttttgttagttttgttgCATCTTATACTCGTTCAGTAGTCGCattgtgtttttattctttttccagTGAAGTGttgaagttttattaaataacttAAGTGACTAAAAATGTCGGAAAACAATGAAGAAAATATGATATatcaatttgtttatacaaCTGGCGATAGTGCAATCGAAGGCCTTCTTTCTGAATGGGGTCTATGTGAAAATTCGATTGCACTGCTTCATGCGCAAGGAGTCGATCAAAATATACTCTGCAAAATGGAGCGTCATGATATTGAAGTACTTTTTTCAAAGGTTAATTTAGATTTTCgggaatatattttgtttaaagacgGATTGTTAAATTGGCGCATTTCACAggtaagtattaaaagtttccattttatcaatactttttttttatgaaaatagcttTACTTTCTGAGGGGTGTGGTGGTGCGatctaacaaaaatattatttttttattcgaaaggttttattcatttttgacaatatttttgtttttatctggtTTTAAGGGCAAACCGTTGTCAGGACCAAGTTTAGTTGATCGAGACACACTCTCAATGTCCAAATCTGTTACAAGTTGGCTGGATAATTTAAACCAGTCTTCATCACCCTTAACTTCTTCTTCTGAAACACTGAATCTCATAGAtgtactgaatatcgaaagtgTGTTACAAAAAACGATAAAGGGGCAGATCATAATTGagttttacaagaaaaataacatcttggataataaatgtcaaaaggaCTTGGTCCAATGCATAGTAGACGAGTGCCTAAACAAGAGAGTTGtcttaaattacaaattaatgcAACAAATTTCAGAAAGTATTGTTAGACTTTCCAACGGAGAAAAAGgtatgtataattttttacttgcgataaACAACGTACTTTAGAGGGCAAGTTTTGGATTCGTAAAAAAGCGATCCAGTCatgcctattttttttttaaatatcttaaaaaatcatattgatatttaaacaaacaattgtTAGGAGACATATTATATGCCAAGGAAGCAAGGCTCAAAAAATCCAACTGGAAAACTTCATTCCAAGTGGGCGAATAGTAAAATTCGCATTAAGTTTGTGAAGAGAACTAAGCCCAGCAGTACTACGTCCACATCCCACAAAGAAGGCAATACTTCCGACTCTGATAAAGACAATCGTGATGAAgacggtatttttttttaaattattatatataagTGTTCCaactatatatttatttaatttcatatttatttatagatgAGTTAGACCAATGTATTGTCTGGTTAGCGAATCATGTTGCTCCATGGGAAACTGTCCTTGACAACTGGAAGAAGACAAGCAACCTTCGCATTAAATCTCTGAAGAATAATGACAAATCATTAGGCAAATTGCTTAAGGATTGGCCGCGTTACAACGATGAATTAGGATATTCGTTGGTATGTTGatattctgtttttttcttgtgtATACTAGTGCACAATAACAATGATTTATAAGTACTGATTTTCTAATCCAACATT
It encodes:
- the LOC129942739 gene encoding uncharacterized protein LOC129942739, producing MPRKQGSKNPTGKLHSKWANSKIRIKFVKRTKPSSTTSTSHKEGNTSDSDKDNRDEDDELDQCIVWLANHVAPWETVLDNWKKTSNLRIKSLKNNDKSLGKLLKDWPRYNDELGYSLTFY
- the LOC129942730 gene encoding uncharacterized protein LOC129942730 gives rise to the protein MSENNEENMIYQFVYTTGDSAIEGLLSEWGLCENSIALLHAQGVDQNILCKMERHDIEVLFSKVNLDFREYILFKDGLLNWRISQGKPLSGPSLVDRDTLSMSKSVTSWLDNLNQSSSPLTSSSETLNLIDVLNIESVLQKTIKGQIIIEFYKKNNILDNKCQKDLVQCIVDECLNKRVVLNYKLMQQISESIVRLSNGEKGMYNFLLAINNVL